Proteins found in one bacterium genomic segment:
- a CDS encoding glycosyltransferase, with protein sequence MKMNILIDSGNCKNIGDNAMLFNLVDTLATKTQWNFFIIDKNAGPKFHSHNSRVKFVNNNNNLLKMPNWRINCNSGKFWLSLFLFFFGIRMVFLYINVKFFGKFKFHLLSNRNIKFWTEIFEATNGYWVVGGGNINDMGLGPVICKMAFARLYRLMNKPVIFSGQTIGPINKTFSRLIVNEGIKNINLLSLRERESYKALERLGCDLSDIYITADDALTLKDINSETFKATSKKIILLNFRFAFYSTQNAGLLAKYALLIDRMLEVFLHEDFLFVPLTFGKDDSDIETAERILESVKKKSSRIKIYKGDISHENIQGLIKKACLSIGVSYHFCLFSLSNGVPTIGLYANEFYAQKLKGLMEMFGQKKAALNLVESDIDSLIQAIGHVYGNFVKDKTLEHKKEMVGRWNCFIRDSIEVMENKHKSIRKEKFNICVISSGLEHIKRGVETWANDLSHALKEKYVHIMLYKGSGIKKNGFEKNISCIRCGSRLSKSLLNILPSFSWHFGLGSAFQMQQTTFAFNFLPEAMLKQFDIIHTQDPDVANILRIAKKVGLIKSKVILAHGTEEDFEFIKKFDYLQHLAPLHLEEAKMAGLNGKKSFVIPNFVNTERFKPLAAPDCRGGLNLPYNLVRRDMREGFGIPGDAFVVLCVAAIKSTHKRIDYLINEMVKTKGFLVVAGSSTDQTHELKAMARKKLKDRFIFLTDFPHERMNEIYRIADVFTLCSLKEMMPIALLEALSSGLPSIVNKHPVVEWMVGDGGESIDMSKEGELAKALEKYMDESYRKDKGRRARRQAIKNFSENVVVEKIIEMYREIASAPEAHRNDKK encoded by the coding sequence ATGAAAATGAATATTTTAATCGATAGCGGTAATTGTAAAAATATTGGAGACAATGCAATGCTGTTCAATTTAGTAGATACGTTAGCTACTAAAACGCAATGGAACTTTTTCATAATAGATAAAAATGCAGGGCCGAAATTTCATAGTCATAATAGCAGGGTAAAATTTGTTAATAATAATAATAATTTATTAAAAATGCCAAATTGGAGAATTAATTGCAATTCTGGTAAGTTTTGGTTATCGTTATTTTTATTTTTTTTCGGCATAAGAATGGTATTTCTTTATATTAATGTCAAATTTTTTGGAAAATTCAAATTTCATTTGTTGTCAAATAGAAACATTAAATTTTGGACAGAAATATTTGAAGCTACAAATGGGTACTGGGTTGTTGGTGGAGGTAATATAAATGATATGGGGCTTGGCCCGGTTATATGTAAAATGGCCTTTGCTAGATTATATAGACTTATGAATAAGCCAGTGATATTTTCTGGTCAGACAATCGGACCTATTAATAAAACCTTTAGTAGGTTGATCGTGAATGAAGGTATAAAAAATATAAATTTACTTTCTTTAAGAGAAAGAGAGTCTTATAAAGCATTAGAAAGGCTGGGATGTGATTTGAGTGATATTTATATCACAGCAGATGATGCTTTAACATTAAAAGATATAAATTCTGAAACATTTAAAGCTACGTCAAAGAAAATCATACTCTTAAACTTCAGATTCGCCTTTTACTCGACTCAAAACGCTGGTTTGTTGGCTAAATATGCATTGCTTATAGATAGAATGTTAGAAGTGTTTTTGCATGAAGATTTTCTTTTTGTGCCTCTTACTTTCGGAAAAGATGATTCAGATATAGAGACTGCAGAGAGGATCTTGGAGTCAGTGAAAAAGAAATCTAGCCGTATAAAAATTTATAAAGGAGATATCTCTCACGAGAATATTCAGGGCCTTATAAAAAAAGCATGTCTGTCAATAGGTGTCTCTTACCATTTTTGCTTATTTTCTTTGTCTAATGGTGTGCCGACTATAGGCTTATATGCAAATGAATTTTATGCCCAAAAATTAAAGGGACTTATGGAAATGTTTGGTCAAAAGAAAGCCGCTTTAAATTTAGTGGAATCCGATATAGATAGCTTGATTCAGGCAATAGGACATGTATATGGTAATTTTGTAAAGGATAAGACCTTGGAACATAAAAAGGAGATGGTAGGTCGATGGAATTGTTTTATAAGGGATTCAATTGAAGTAATGGAAAATAAACATAAGTCAATTAGAAAAGAAAAATTCAACATTTGCGTCATTTCTTCAGGACTCGAACATATTAAACGGGGGGTTGAAACATGGGCTAATGATTTATCTCATGCCCTTAAGGAAAAATATGTACACATCATGCTTTATAAAGGAAGCGGAATAAAAAAGAATGGTTTTGAAAAAAATATTTCTTGTATTAGATGTGGCTCAAGATTATCGAAAAGCCTCCTTAACATTTTGCCGTCTTTTAGTTGGCATTTTGGTTTAGGTTCGGCTTTTCAAATGCAGCAAACTACATTCGCTTTCAATTTTCTTCCTGAGGCTATGCTAAAGCAATTCGATATTATTCATACGCAGGATCCTGATGTAGCAAATATTTTAAGAATAGCGAAGAAAGTTGGACTCATAAAATCAAAGGTTATTTTGGCACATGGTACGGAGGAAGATTTTGAATTTATTAAGAAATTTGATTATCTGCAGCATCTTGCACCTTTGCATCTTGAAGAGGCTAAGATGGCTGGGCTTAATGGGAAAAAATCGTTTGTTATTCCTAATTTTGTGAATACGGAAAGGTTTAAGCCTTTGGCAGCACCAGATTGTAGGGGAGGTTTAAACCTCCCCTACAATCTGGTGAGGAGGGATATGAGGGAAGGATTTGGGATTCCTGGGGATGCTTTTGTGGTTTTGTGTGTTGCGGCTATAAAAAGTACTCATAAGAGGATTGATTATTTGATAAATGAAATGGTTAAAACAAAGGGCTTTCTTGTTGTGGCTGGCTCCTCTACGGATCAGACTCATGAACTTAAGGCTATGGCTAGAAAAAAATTAAAAGATAGATTTATATTTTTGACTGATTTTCCTCATGAGAGGATGAATGAAATTTATAGAATTGCTGATGTATTTACTTTATGCTCTCTCAAAGAAATGATGCCTATTGCACTTTTAGAGGCGCTTTCTTCCGGATTGCCTTCAATAGTAAACAAGCATCCTGTCGTTGAATGGATGGTAGGTGATGGCGGAGAGAGTATTGATATGAGTAAAGAAGGGGAATTGGCTAAGGCTCTTGAAAAATATATGGATGAGAGTTATCGAAAGGATAAAGGTAGAAGAGCGAGAAGGCAGGCTATAAAGAATTTTTCAGAGAATGTTGTGGTAGAGAAGATTATTGAGATGTATAGGGAGATTGCTTCTGCGCCGGAGGCGCATCGCAATGACAAAAAATGA
- a CDS encoding glycosyltransferase: MKTLIISNLFPNTMEPSRAMFNKQQFTELSKLCELKIVAPLPFFKYSLAYVPEKELIDGIEVHHPRYLVIPKILRSLYGFFFFIGVIKKVKEIYKTFKFDVIFCSWAYPDGFGSALIAKLLRTPFVMKVHGTDVNVVTRYFFRRRMIVYALKRAEKVIAVSNALKEKIIGLGIDKEKIEVISNGVDTDLFRPVDRIPSRDKLCLPQDKKSILYIGNLEKIKGIDLLIDAMKDLPEGINLAIVGRGSLEDELRAKVETLGLEDRVKFYGSQLHSDIPLWLNSCDVLCVPSRNEGCPNVVLEALACGTAIVASKVGGIPELIRTEDAGILVRPGYVSELENGIEAAFEKKWDRNGLRQNVLNYGWTKNAKKLFEELSLVKRMRNILYHHRTQGTGAEGVHVANIIKGFRRLGNKVYVVSPSGVDAEKTQGGNPYGKKKGIGRFFSFLSKFLPQFLFEILEIGYNFRVYFKLKKVLRHKRIDFIYERYAFFTFVGVWLAKKFNIPIILEANEVSGEERVRGQFFVGLARRIQKYVFLNADAIIVVSEFLKERIKQHGVDVNKVFVIPNAVDEDIFIPRYVQKNGEVLIGFIGWFVKWHNIESLIDAFSNVSKKVRSCLFLIGDGVLKDSLKSKVKSLDLEEKVVFTGAIPYERIPDYIDIMDICVVPGSNEYRSPIKLFEYMAMGKAVVAPKYKPIESIIEDDKDGVLFEPGDSRSLEERLEILVKDASKRKLLGEKAREKVLKEHTWLGNARRVMEIYDNKRSSL, translated from the coding sequence ATGAAGACGTTAATCATAAGTAATCTATTTCCAAATACTATGGAACCCAGTAGAGCTATGTTTAATAAACAGCAGTTTACAGAACTTTCTAAACTGTGTGAGTTAAAGATAGTTGCGCCATTGCCGTTTTTTAAATATTCATTAGCGTATGTTCCGGAGAAAGAACTTATTGACGGCATAGAGGTTCATCATCCGAGATATCTGGTCATTCCGAAGATTTTAAGGTCATTATACGGGTTTTTCTTTTTTATCGGGGTTATTAAGAAGGTAAAGGAGATATATAAGACATTTAAATTTGATGTTATTTTCTGCTCCTGGGCGTATCCTGATGGTTTTGGTTCTGCCTTGATAGCCAAACTTCTTAGAACACCGTTTGTAATGAAAGTTCACGGGACTGATGTGAATGTTGTGACTCGGTACTTTTTTCGAAGAAGGATGATCGTGTACGCTTTGAAAAGGGCAGAGAAAGTGATTGCTGTGAGTAATGCCTTAAAGGAAAAGATAATAGGACTCGGGATAGATAAAGAAAAAATTGAGGTTATCTCTAATGGTGTGGATACTGATTTATTTAGGCCTGTAGATAGAATACCTTCCAGAGATAAGTTATGTTTACCGCAGGATAAAAAGAGCATTCTTTATATAGGTAATTTAGAAAAGATCAAGGGTATAGACCTTTTAATAGACGCGATGAAGGATTTACCTGAGGGTATTAATTTGGCTATTGTGGGAAGAGGTAGCTTAGAAGATGAGTTAAGGGCAAAGGTTGAGACTTTAGGTCTCGAAGATAGGGTTAAATTTTATGGTTCGCAGCTGCATTCTGATATTCCTTTATGGCTGAACTCTTGTGATGTACTTTGTGTGCCAAGCAGGAATGAAGGGTGCCCTAATGTGGTTTTAGAGGCATTGGCGTGCGGGACAGCAATTGTTGCATCAAAGGTAGGCGGTATTCCGGAATTGATTAGGACTGAAGACGCAGGGATTTTGGTCAGGCCTGGTTACGTGTCTGAACTTGAAAATGGAATTGAAGCGGCATTTGAGAAGAAATGGGACAGGAATGGTTTGAGGCAGAATGTTTTGAATTATGGTTGGACAAAGAATGCAAAGAAACTCTTTGAAGAATTAAGCTTAGTAAAGAGGATGCGCAATATACTGTACCATCATCGCACACAGGGAACAGGTGCAGAAGGGGTGCATGTTGCAAATATTATTAAGGGGTTTAGGAGGTTAGGAAATAAGGTTTATGTGGTTTCTCCCAGCGGGGTGGATGCTGAAAAGACACAGGGAGGGAATCCCTATGGTAAAAAGAAAGGCATAGGCAGGTTTTTTAGTTTTCTTAGTAAGTTTCTTCCACAGTTTTTATTTGAGATCTTGGAAATAGGGTATAACTTTAGGGTTTATTTTAAACTTAAGAAAGTTTTAAGGCATAAAAGAATTGATTTTATTTATGAAAGATACGCATTCTTTACGTTTGTAGGAGTGTGGCTGGCTAAGAAGTTTAATATCCCTATTATCTTAGAAGCCAATGAAGTTTCAGGTGAAGAAAGGGTGAGGGGGCAGTTTTTTGTAGGACTGGCTAGAAGGATTCAGAAATATGTATTTTTAAATGCAGATGCAATAATAGTGGTGTCCGAATTCTTGAAAGAGAGAATCAAACAGCATGGTGTGGATGTCAATAAAGTTTTTGTTATACCTAATGCCGTAGATGAAGATATATTTATTCCGCGTTATGTACAAAAGAATGGAGAGGTCCTTATCGGGTTTATTGGCTGGTTTGTAAAGTGGCACAATATTGAAAGCTTGATAGATGCCTTTAGTAATGTATCTAAGAAGGTCCGATCCTGTCTATTTCTTATAGGAGACGGGGTATTAAAGGATAGTTTAAAGTCTAAGGTTAAAAGTTTAGACTTAGAGGAGAAAGTGGTTTTTACGGGGGCAATTCCGTATGAGCGCATACCTGATTATATTGATATTATGGATATTTGTGTGGTGCCGGGCTCGAATGAGTATCGTTCTCCTATTAAACTATTCGAATATATGGCTATGGGAAAGGCTGTAGTAGCGCCTAAGTATAAGCCTATAGAAAGCATAATAGAAGATGATAAGGATGGGGTTTTATTCGAGCCTGGAGATTCCAGGTCATTGGAAGAAAGATTGGAAATATTAGTAAAAGATGCTAGTAAGAGAAAGCTGTTGGGAGAGAAGGCTAGGGAGAAGGTTTTGAAGGAGCATACTTGGTTGGGGAATGCTCGGAGGGTGATGGAGATATATGATAATAAAAGATCTAGTTTATAA
- a CDS encoding glycosyltransferase — translation MNILQVVLNLECGGLEKLVIDLSNELNSRGLRTSIACIDKKGELAKEAEDKGIKVFSLEKGPDFDLGISARLFKILKKEKIDLVHTHNFGPLIYGGIAAKMAGIPCINTRHGRAEKKVNRFIWNLNRKIVAVSEDAKKELLKHNKVDAGKVKVIYNGVSVNGKSNRSVNEFGDCTVIGNVARLSEEKDHFTLLEAFALICKEIEDAILVIVGDGHLRDCLESKVRDLKLEEKVLFLGMRDDVQDLMKAFDVFTLSSTMEGISLTLLEAMAAGKAIVATNVGGNKEVVKDAESGVLVPKSNAKELAKAIIKVLKDKELRDRMGKKGLEIVKERFSLDRMTKEYMELYEDVNHK, via the coding sequence ATGAATATATTGCAGGTTGTTTTAAATTTGGAATGTGGTGGGTTAGAAAAGCTTGTGATAGATCTCTCTAATGAGCTTAATAGTAGAGGCTTACGTACCAGTATAGCCTGTATTGATAAAAAAGGAGAATTGGCAAAGGAGGCAGAGGATAAAGGTATTAAGGTCTTTAGTCTAGAAAAGGGACCGGATTTTGATCTTGGGATTTCAGCTAGATTGTTTAAGATTTTGAAAAAAGAAAAAATCGATTTGGTGCATACGCATAATTTTGGACCTCTTATATATGGGGGTATTGCTGCAAAGATGGCTGGTATACCGTGTATTAATACAAGACATGGCAGGGCAGAAAAGAAGGTTAATAGATTTATATGGAATTTAAATAGAAAGATTGTAGCGGTTTCTGAAGATGCCAAAAAAGAGCTTTTGAAGCATAATAAAGTTGATGCTGGTAAGGTCAAGGTAATTTATAACGGCGTTAGTGTGAATGGTAAGAGTAATAGAAGTGTAAATGAGTTTGGAGACTGTACAGTAATTGGTAATGTTGCGCGGTTGTCTGAAGAAAAGGATCATTTTACGCTTCTTGAGGCATTTGCTCTGATTTGTAAAGAGATTGAAGATGCAATACTTGTAATTGTCGGAGATGGTCATTTAAGAGATTGCTTAGAGTCCAAAGTTAGGGACTTAAAGCTAGAAGAAAAGGTTTTGTTTTTGGGTATGAGAGATGATGTGCAAGATTTAATGAAGGCTTTTGATGTATTTACGTTATCATCAACGATGGAAGGTATTTCTCTTACTTTATTGGAGGCAATGGCAGCAGGGAAGGCTATTGTTGCAACAAATGTAGGAGGAAATAAAGAAGTTGTAAAAGATGCTGAATCAGGTGTTCTTGTACCTAAGAGTAATGCTAAAGAATTGGCCAAAGCAATTATTAAAGTGTTGAAGGATAAAGAATTAAGAGACAGGATGGGAAAAAAAGGTCTTGAGATAGTTAAGGAAAGATTCAGTTTAGATAGGATGACTAAGGAGTATATGGAGCTTTATGAAGACGTTAATCATAAGTAA
- a CDS encoding glycosyltransferase family 2 protein, which produces MKILFWIIIGLIVHVYCIYPLILLSLRKFMKIKFRKSNGLLPVTIIVSAYNEEDVIETKIGNLLDLDYPKKCLEIIIASDGSYDKTNEIVKRYSSKGIRLAGYRIRRGKAETLNRTIPKAKNEIIVLSDANAFFKKDAIQKLVRNFGDERVGAVCGRLCFDNNGNNKKIGELEGFYWKYETFLKRIEGSRGSLLGANGAIYAIRKSLFTPVPSDTIVEDFLIPMKILEKNYKVLYEPEAIAYEETAKGIVQEMARRIRIGAGDFQSLFLTWRILNPLHGFSSFAFWSHKVLRWFAPFLLTALLFLNAFLVGEDIYLMLFLAQVSFYLIALLGRILNNTRIHIRLFGFCYYFVSMNIALLLGFFKFLMGRQSVMWDRTHR; this is translated from the coding sequence ATGAAGATCTTATTTTGGATAATAATAGGTTTAATAGTACATGTATATTGTATCTATCCTCTGATACTTCTTTCTTTGAGGAAGTTCATGAAGATCAAGTTTCGTAAGTCGAATGGGCTTTTGCCGGTTACGATTATAGTAAGCGCTTATAATGAAGAAGATGTTATAGAGACCAAGATAGGAAATCTTCTAGACCTTGATTATCCAAAGAAATGTTTAGAAATAATAATAGCCTCTGACGGATCGTATGATAAAACAAATGAGATAGTAAAAAGATATTCCAGTAAAGGTATAAGATTGGCTGGTTATAGAATCAGGAGAGGTAAGGCTGAGACATTGAATAGGACTATCCCAAAGGCGAAGAATGAGATTATTGTCTTAAGTGATGCTAATGCATTTTTTAAGAAAGATGCGATACAAAAACTTGTCAGGAATTTTGGTGATGAGAGGGTTGGGGCTGTTTGCGGCAGATTATGCTTTGATAATAACGGTAATAATAAAAAAATAGGCGAGCTGGAAGGGTTTTATTGGAAGTATGAGACATTTCTGAAAAGGATAGAGGGCAGCCGCGGGTCTTTATTAGGGGCAAACGGAGCTATATATGCCATAAGAAAGAGCCTTTTTACACCTGTCCCCAGTGACACCATAGTAGAAGATTTTTTGATTCCAATGAAGATTTTGGAGAAAAACTATAAGGTCTTGTATGAGCCTGAGGCAATTGCATACGAGGAGACAGCCAAGGGAATAGTTCAGGAGATGGCGAGGCGGATAAGAATCGGCGCAGGAGATTTTCAGTCGCTATTTTTGACCTGGCGGATTTTGAATCCTTTGCATGGGTTTAGTTCGTTTGCATTCTGGTCTCATAAGGTATTAAGGTGGTTTGCTCCGTTCCTATTAACAGCGTTATTATTTTTAAATGCGTTTTTGGTGGGAGAAGATATTTATTTGATGTTATTTTTAGCACAGGTTAGTTTTTATTTAATTGCGTTATTAGGACGGATTTTGAATAATACGCGCATTCATATAAGGCTCTTTGGATTTTGTTATTATTTTGTATCAATGAATATAGCTCTTTTACTAGGGTTTTTTAAGTTTTTGATGGGAAGACAGAGTGTTATGTGGGATAGGACGCATAGGTAA
- a CDS encoding glycosyltransferase, with product MKRPLVSVIIPTYNADKYIKEALESVFKQTYTNTEIIVIDDGSTDNTKEVLTPYLDRIQYIYKENGGPASARNLGIKMAKGEYIAFLDADDIWLKEKLETQIKEMNDGIGLVGCKDHTINGRIKRTRNISYKELLIKNVFSNSSVLVRRECIDRVGLFDERPEFKAVEDWDMWIRISKRCKATYINKTLVRIRSEANGISSPSNAKKMLSNEMAVIRKHLKWHVLLKMQVYSSRYFYAGWAYFVNGDIKDAFIHEIKSLLYSPFSILSKNHIGLIVRIFQSTLGNIYGKFFRDKILPFYETFLRKRRTLLYLKELEKNQWCSREDLLRKQQKELMLLLYHSYQNVPYYQKIFKRLKLKPKDMKSYDDFRKLPVISKEDIKNNRESMIAENFRDRLIKKATGGSTGVPLQFAHDRDSYDWRVAVAMRGYKWAGCEDGRKVLYIWGASIGAESIFKKHKKLLHNFILRKKILNSFHLNKIVMDKYLKELNKFKPEAIVGYTTPLYNFAKFIKDSGKECVRVKSIISAAEKLYEYQRELIEEVFRGKVFNTYGNREFMLIGAECEKHNGLHLNVDNLYVEILKDGEPVKDGEIGEVVITDLHNYAMPFIRYKTGDLAVYSERKCDCGRGLPLIEDVEGRILDTIQTLDGKFVPGEFFPHLMKEFEEVEKFQVSQKSKDRVNLKIINKKPLKRDRLDFLKKEICKVLGDKTELNIDFVDDIPLADSGKFRVAVSEVPIDFKN from the coding sequence ATGAAAAGACCATTAGTTAGTGTAATAATTCCTACGTATAACGCAGATAAGTATATAAAAGAGGCGTTGGAGTCTGTTTTTAAGCAGACCTATACAAATACTGAGATTATAGTTATAGATGACGGTTCAACTGATAATACAAAAGAAGTGCTTACGCCATATTTAGATAGGATTCAATACATATACAAGGAAAACGGTGGGCCTGCGAGTGCGAGGAATTTAGGTATAAAAATGGCAAAAGGTGAATATATTGCTTTTCTGGATGCGGACGATATATGGTTAAAAGAGAAATTAGAAACGCAGATAAAAGAGATGAATGATGGAATAGGGCTGGTAGGTTGTAAAGACCATACAATTAACGGTCGGATAAAAAGGACAAGAAATATTTCCTATAAGGAATTACTTATTAAGAATGTGTTTAGTAATTCGAGTGTTTTAGTTAGGAGAGAATGTATAGATAGGGTGGGGCTTTTTGATGAGAGGCCTGAATTTAAGGCAGTGGAAGATTGGGATATGTGGATTAGGATTAGTAAAAGATGTAAGGCAACGTACATAAATAAGACACTTGTAAGGATTAGGTCTGAAGCTAATGGAATTAGTTCTCCTTCCAATGCAAAAAAGATGCTTTCTAATGAGATGGCAGTTATCAGGAAACATTTAAAATGGCATGTACTTTTGAAGATGCAAGTATATAGTTCGCGGTATTTTTACGCAGGTTGGGCGTATTTTGTGAACGGCGATATAAAAGATGCATTTATACATGAGATAAAGTCATTGCTGTATTCTCCGTTTAGTATTTTGAGTAAAAACCATATAGGGTTAATTGTTCGGATATTTCAGAGTACATTGGGCAATATATACGGGAAGTTCTTTAGGGATAAGATACTCCCTTTTTACGAAACATTTTTAAGAAAGCGTAGGACGTTATTGTATTTGAAAGAATTAGAGAAGAATCAGTGGTGTTCAAGAGAAGATTTATTGCGGAAGCAACAGAAAGAGTTGATGTTACTTTTGTACCACTCTTATCAGAATGTGCCGTATTATCAGAAGATTTTTAAACGTCTTAAACTTAAGCCTAAAGATATGAAAAGTTATGATGATTTCAGGAAATTACCTGTTATTTCCAAGGAAGATATAAAGAATAATAGAGAGAGCATGATTGCAGAGAATTTTAGAGATCGGCTGATTAAAAAGGCAACAGGGGGTTCAACAGGTGTACCATTGCAATTTGCACATGATAGGGATAGTTATGATTGGAGGGTTGCTGTTGCAATGCGTGGGTACAAGTGGGCCGGATGCGAGGATGGTAGAAAAGTTCTATATATATGGGGTGCTTCTATAGGTGCGGAGTCAATTTTTAAAAAGCACAAGAAATTATTGCATAATTTTATATTAAGGAAAAAGATTTTGAATTCGTTCCATTTAAATAAAATAGTGATGGATAAATATCTTAAGGAACTTAACAAGTTTAAGCCAGAGGCAATTGTCGGATACACTACACCACTTTATAACTTTGCAAAATTTATAAAAGATAGCGGTAAAGAATGTGTCAGGGTTAAATCTATTATTAGTGCGGCTGAAAAACTCTATGAATACCAGCGAGAGTTAATAGAAGAGGTCTTTAGGGGTAAGGTCTTTAATACTTATGGAAACAGGGAGTTTATGCTTATAGGTGCAGAGTGTGAGAAGCATAATGGCCTGCATCTCAACGTAGATAATCTTTATGTGGAGATTTTAAAGGATGGTGAGCCTGTTAAAGACGGAGAGATAGGAGAAGTTGTTATAACAGACTTGCATAACTATGCCATGCCTTTTATTAGATACAAGACAGGAGATCTGGCAGTTTATAGTGAGAGAAAATGTGATTGTGGAAGAGGCTTGCCTTTGATAGAGGATGTAGAGGGCAGGATATTAGATACTATTCAGACATTAGACGGAAAATTTGTGCCGGGAGAATTTTTTCCGCATCTTATGAAAGAATTTGAAGAGGTGGAAAAATTTCAAGTGAGTCAGAAATCAAAAGATAGAGTTAATTTGAAGATTATAAATAAAAAGCCTCTTAAGAGAGACAGGCTGGATTTTTTAAAGAAAGAGATCTGTAAAGTTTTAGGAGATAAGACAGAACTTAATATTGATTTTGTAGATGATATTCCTTTGGCAGATTCAGGTAAATTTAGGGTTGCGGTATCAGAGGTGCCGATTGATTTTAAGAATTAA
- a CDS encoding SDR family oxidoreductase has protein sequence MKFLVTGGAGFIGSHIVDALLKNGDEVVVLDDFSSGRIENIEGVLDKIELVEGDIRYKKIVSKSMQGVDYVIHQAALRSVPKSLGNPELYNDVNINGTLNILNVARDAKVKRVVVASSSSVYGETDKLPEKEELYPLLVSPYALTKLAGEYYCRIFSEIYGLETVNLRYFNVFGPRQSLENEYAVVIPKFIACILKDENPPIHGDGTQTRDFTYVENVVQANIKAATTPGIKCEVFNVACGEAYSVLDIVEYVNRILKKDIKPRFTPKRAGDVKDTLADISKIKKMLNFNPTVDFEEGLCSTIEYFSDSLMLCTKI, from the coding sequence ATGAAGTTTTTAGTTACTGGTGGTGCAGGTTTTATAGGGTCGCATATTGTTGATGCCCTGTTGAAAAATGGTGATGAGGTAGTTGTTCTTGATGACTTCAGTTCAGGAAGGATAGAGAACATAGAAGGTGTGTTAGATAAGATAGAGCTTGTAGAAGGAGACATAAGATATAAAAAGATAGTCTCTAAGAGTATGCAAGGTGTGGATTATGTGATACATCAGGCAGCTTTGAGGAGTGTTCCAAAGTCTCTTGGAAATCCAGAGCTTTATAATGACGTGAATATTAATGGGACACTGAATATCTTAAATGTGGCTAGAGATGCTAAAGTTAAAAGAGTAGTAGTTGCTTCTTCGAGCTCTGTTTACGGGGAGACAGATAAATTACCTGAAAAAGAGGAGCTTTATCCGCTTTTAGTATCTCCTTATGCACTTACTAAGCTTGCAGGAGAGTATTATTGTAGAATCTTTAGTGAGATCTATGGTCTTGAGACAGTTAATCTTCGTTATTTTAATGTCTTTGGGCCGAGACAGAGCCTTGAAAATGAATATGCAGTTGTAATACCGAAGTTTATTGCCTGCATACTTAAGGATGAGAATCCGCCTATTCACGGTGATGGTACACAGACCCGCGACTTTACTTATGTAGAGAATGTGGTTCAGGCTAATATAAAGGCAGCTACTACGCCTGGCATAAAATGTGAAGTCTTTAATGTTGCCTGTGGTGAGGCGTATAGTGTCTTGGATATTGTTGAATATGTAAATAGGATCCTTAAGAAAGATATAAAGCCGAGATTTACTCCTAAACGGGCGGGAGATGTAAAAGATACGCTGGCAGATATAAGTAAGATAAAGAAGATGTTGAATTTTAATCCTACTGTTGATTTTGAAGAGGGGCTTTGTAGTACCATTGAGTATTTTTCGGATAGTTTAATGTTATGTACAAAAATATAG
- a CDS encoding serine acetyltransferase, whose amino-acid sequence MIIKDLVYKAECFYGKCSLKEFLKILFSDGTSCMVFYRMSKFFHCIKLEVVSWIILEINKLVNGCVIGRGVDFKKGFVVMHGIGVVINSNVKGGENIVLESGVVIGAARSGMPIEVPLLGSNIFIGSGAKILGGIKIGNNVKIGANAVVVKDVPDNVTVVGIPARIVK is encoded by the coding sequence ATGATAATAAAAGATCTAGTTTATAAAGCTGAGTGTTTTTATGGAAAATGTTCTTTAAAGGAGTTCTTAAAGATCCTTTTTAGTGATGGGACTTCTTGTATGGTGTTTTATAGGATGTCTAAGTTTTTTCATTGTATTAAACTTGAGGTAGTTAGCTGGATAATCCTGGAGATTAATAAATTAGTAAATGGGTGTGTTATCGGAAGAGGCGTGGATTTTAAGAAGGGATTTGTCGTGATGCATGGGATAGGTGTTGTTATAAATAGCAATGTTAAGGGTGGGGAGAATATAGTGCTGGAGAGCGGAGTGGTAATAGGTGCTGCCAGGAGCGGCATGCCAATAGAGGTGCCTTTATTAGGCAGTAATATCTTTATAGGTAGTGGCGCAAAGATTTTGGGTGGCATAAAGATTGGGAATAACGTGAAGATTGGGGCGAATGCAGTGGTTGTAAAGGATGTACCGGATAATGTAACAGTGGTAGGGATACCAGCAAGGATAGTGAAATGA